The Longimicrobium sp. DNA window TGAGGAACGAACGACCGGGCCGCGCGGGGGAGAGGGCCCCGGCGGCGCAGCCGCCGGAGGGGCCCGGGAGCGCGGAAAGCCCTCCGCACTCGCCTTGACGCCCGTGGGCGCGCGGGCTATTCTGCCCGCCCCACGGCCCACCCTGGACGCGTCAGACACCGACCGGCGATGTTCGACGACACCGTCTCCGAGCACCACCTGATGATGCTCTCCGGCACGGCGAACCTGCCGCTGGCCGAAGAGATCGCCGCATGCCTCGGCATCCGGCTGGGGGGCGTGACCATCAAGCGCTTCTCCGACGGCGAGATCTTCGTCAAGATCGACGAGAACGTGCGCGGGCGCGACCTGTACATCGTGCAGACCACCTGCCCGCCCGCCGAGAACGTGCTGGAGCTCCTGCTGATGCTCGACGCGGCGCGGCGGGCCTCGGCGGCGCGCGTGACGGCGGTGATCCCGTACTACGGCTACGCGCGCCAGGACCGCAAGGACCAGCCGCGCGTGGCCATCGGCGCCAAGCTCATGGCCAACATGATCGTGGCCGCCGGCGCCCACCGCGTGCTCTCCGTCGACTTCCACCAGCACCAGCTGCAGGGCTTCTTCGACATCCCCGTCGACCACCTCTACGCCGCCCCCGTCTTCACCCGCTACTTCCTGGAGAAGCAGCTCGACAACCTGGTGGTGGTCTCGCCCGACGTGGGGAGCGCCAAGATGGCCCGCGGCTTCGCCAAGCGCCTGAACGCCACCATGGGCATCATCGACAAGCGCCGCCCGCGGGCGAACGTCTCCGAGGTGATGCACGTGATCGGCGAGGTGGAGGGGAAGGACTGCCTGCTGGCCGACGACATGATCGACACGGCCGGCACCATGGCCGAGGCCGCGCGGGCGCTCAAGGAGCGCGGCGCGAGGGACGTGTACGCCTGCGCCACGCACGCCATCCTCTCGGGCCCCGCCGTGGAGCGCCTGGCGAACGCGCCGTTCAAGGAGATCGTGGTCACCAACACCATCCCCGTCCCCGCGGAGAAGCGCTTCCCCACGCTCACCGTGCTCTCGGTGGCGGAGCTCCTGGCCCGCGCGGTGCGGTACACGCACTCCAACGAGTCGGTCAGCTCGCTCTTCGAGGTCGAGGCGGTCTGAGGGAGGGTGACGGGTCCTGCGCCGGGGCGGATGAATCCGCGGCAACAACGGCGGGAAGCCTGCCTTCGCAGGCTGGTTCGGTGCGGAGGTTGGGATCAGCGCGCAAAGCAGGTCTCGGGGCGCGAAGCGCGCGGGCGCAGCCCGCTAGTCCGCGCAGGCGGACTTCGTGTGGTTGTTGCAGCGGTTTCAACCGCCCGGCGATGGCCGGGCTGCCGTGAGACAGTTCCCTCGGGACGACATTCCGAGGGGAGATCAGGATCTATCGAGTCCGGCCGCGCGCCGGGCGCTTCAATGAGGAAGGAGGAGGCAGGACGATGGCGAAGGCAAGCTTGAAGGCCAGCCGCCGCGACGCGGGCGGCAAGGGCGTCGCGCGCAAGCTGCGCGGCACCGG harbors:
- a CDS encoding ribose-phosphate pyrophosphokinase; amino-acid sequence: MFDDTVSEHHLMMLSGTANLPLAEEIAACLGIRLGGVTIKRFSDGEIFVKIDENVRGRDLYIVQTTCPPAENVLELLLMLDAARRASAARVTAVIPYYGYARQDRKDQPRVAIGAKLMANMIVAAGAHRVLSVDFHQHQLQGFFDIPVDHLYAAPVFTRYFLEKQLDNLVVVSPDVGSAKMARGFAKRLNATMGIIDKRRPRANVSEVMHVIGEVEGKDCLLADDMIDTAGTMAEAARALKERGARDVYACATHAILSGPAVERLANAPFKEIVVTNTIPVPAEKRFPTLTVLSVAELLARAVRYTHSNESVSSLFEVEAV